The genomic stretch CATTCAAGTCAAAAACACAACCCAGAAAGGGACAGAAAACAATATAACGCCATTCCATGCCCATCACAGGCCggcctttattttttatttttttgtttgattctcTCTGTCTTCTGTTGACAAATTCAGCCACTGAAagagtaataataataataataataacaataataaaagtAGTTTAGAATTTTGCCTGTAAACCCAAATACTGAGGCCGGCTTTGATGAGCTTTCTGTAGATCGGCAGCACAGAACTCACTGTGTAGTTGTATGCGTAAAAGATGGAATCACTGCAGAATTAATGACTTAATACTACTAATCAGTTGGGCCCAAAgccccaaaaaataaattcttttacgcctactaaatattaaaattcaaatatttaacataattcGAGATCAATTGCTTATGTGAAAGATTGAATTAAACAATCAATCCAACTTCATCCACTTACTTGCAGACCTTCCACTTCACATGGCCGCTTCCTCCTCTTCCAGCATTTGCTGCATGGAAGGATTTCTGAACATCTTCTCTGTTGAAGTAGCGCTCTGTTGATTCAGAGTAACAAGGATCATATCCACCCAGGATTCTCATCTTCCCCAACCCATATCTCTGTGCCTGCAAATCAGCATATAATTGTCTCTAATTCTGTCAATTGAACCTTGGGAGTAAGAGTGTTGGTCTGTCGGGTTGACACGGGTCTTATATAAACTTAAATCAACTGGCAATCATCCTGATCTGGTTCAATTTTTGAGTCTATCCAAATCTATAAACACCCTTACCCTAAAGCGAGTGACCTCGGAGGAAGATGAATCGTCGCTCAGGCCGGTTTTGGGGGCCGAGCTGCCATTAAGGAGACACTTCTGGGCATAGATATTGTAGATGTCAATCTCCCTGTAGTTGGCAAAAACAACAGACATGGCTGCATTGCATTCCTTGGACCAGTCCGGGAGCTTGAAATTGCATGATTCCTTGGCCTTTGCAAATTCCTGGTCCGATATTATCGTATGGCTCCAAGCATACTCCAATATGCCCTTGTAATCGTATGAGTCTTCGGTTTCTGGATTCCCTACCTGCACTTCAATTCGTTCGAGCCTTAATCTCCCGAAACGAAAACAAAATCTGttatatgaattttagctcACTAATCATCAGTAGAGCTTACTTACGATGAACCCTTTGAGATTAATATATGGGTATTTGGTTCTCTCCTTGTTTCGGTCGAACACAAGCTCTGCCAGTTGAGGGACATAGTGGCCTGCTAGATaaaagatgtttttttttttttaatttaaaataataatataaaaaaataaaattatcattatccgtataaatttaagtttttggATGAGATAATGATTGataatttaacaaaagaaagatTAAGAGTTGGGCTAATTACATAACCTGCATAGCTCTCTCCAGATATAAAGAAATCATGGGATTTGAACCGTGGGAACCTTCGCATCCAATTCACCAGGAAATTGTAGGCATCCTCAGCTATTAAGCCGAAAGGGAGGCAAAAGAAACAACTCAAAGTAGAgaccaattaattaatgatttgggagtaaataaaacagaaattaataaattacccACAAACCCATCGTCCAAATGGGTGAGATCAGAGGATGTGTTCGTGTAAGAGAACCCTACTCCCACTGGTGATTCCACAAACAGTAAATTGGCCTCTGTGATGAGCATTCATACTTCAAATTGATCAGTGCAtgattaatcaatcaatcagcaAGGCTTAGTTAAACGCATAAACAAAATGCCCCAGATCGTGTACGAGACTTCTCTTTTTATGGAATTGGgagtatttgtatttgtatgcaATCTTCTTCCTatgtttttcaaagaaaattattttacagcTCCAACTTTGTAATTATACGGTCACAAATGCCAGCCATCTtccaaaaagagagaaatttaagaatttatatatttatgataCAAAATCATTCATCCCGAAATCACCAAAATGATAGTGGCAAAGCACcaaatggataagaaaataaatatagatgAAAATCAAGTAGAAGCATAGAGTGTGAGAAAACACCTTTATTCCAAGCATGTGGATTGAATTGAAGGCCATCTCCTCTTGCGTTGACTCTGAGAGGACCCAGCTCCGCCGCAGCGCCGTACCCAATTGATGAACAGCCAGGCCCTTCATTCAAAACCACCAACCCAAAAACAACCAAACAAACCTTAATTTTAATTccagacaacaacaacaacgtTGTTGGCTGGCTCATTTATTGCAGATGAACAATTAATGAAATTCGTTTTGATGGAACAAAAGTGAGTAAACGCAGCTACCTCCATTGAACCAGAGCAAGAGGGGTTTGATAGACGGCTGACACTGGGCCTCGAAGAACCAGTAGAAAAGGGCCCGGCCATGCTTATGATTGACGGTGATGTAGCCAGAAAAGTGGGAGAGAAGTGGATCAGAGGGCTGGCCTGGCAGATTTATTACTCTTTCATTCTCATTCTGCTGCGCCTGAGATATTATTGTCTCGTAGGCTTTATTAATGCTACTGCCCGCAGTGGTAATAACAACCAAGGAACCCACAAATATACACACGGATACCAGAGCGGCAAATTGGGGTTTGGATTTGGAAGAAGCCATCCTCACAATTTAatagagcgagcgagagagagagagagagaaagagaggagctAGTCCACTCTTTGCAAGTGACTACTGTGTCATTACCATTGCAGCTTCTTCGATGGTATATATGGTGATGGATTCCAAATAGACTccggaaatatttttttttccaaattcattctctctctctctctctctctctctctctctcatgataGAAAACTTTTTTCTCTTGTCTCCTTTAAATCCTTTAAATTGGATAAGACTTTGTTGGTCTCTTGGATATGGCCACTCAAAAAAGACATAATggattgagtgattaaaatttttattaattttttaaataaatttcttattattacaattttatccaaactagatttatgtaaatatatatgaaagttTGACGAGAAGAATTTCacgccacaagatataacaataaaacGCAATATATGGCACAAGATAATTTTTAAAGGGTTCAGTGTATTTCACACATCTAATCTATTCTCCTAAGGTCTAAGcatccttggggttccactaaaaccaatACAAAGGTTTTCCTTAaatcacattgaaaactaataCAACTCTATATTACAAATGATTTTAGGTAACCTAAGCAATCCACGacaatatttaaataagtaCAATACTTTGTCCACATTTGGACTCAAATgatttaaacaataaataaacttatacaaggcaataaatgaaatgatacaaTAACCTCAAGGTGGAGAAATTCAGATAAAACTTGAAGTGATTTTATCCTTTGTCTTGTGGCTCTTGAGTAAGTGAGCAATGAAGTTTGAGAGCCTTTGGATGCTTGGTTAGCTTGATGAGAGATTGGGAACTTTCAATGCTTCTTTGAACTCAAATAAATACTAAACTTCTCAAGCAAAACAACCCTTGTGCATTTATAGACGCAGTTGGAGAACCCATTCAACGTTCAAAAAAATGACCGTTGGACCTGAGGAGTCGACTTTCCTGAAACAAGAGTTGACTTCCATTTTAAGTGGGAATCGACTTCTCCACTGTTAGAGTCAACTCTTCGAAATACCACAATGCTGTTAGGTCGACTCTGCATAACTTACTCTCGGCTGGGTCAACTCTACCTTTGCAATAGTTGACTTCAACTTAAGGGGAGTTGACTCCATTGAACCAAAAGTCGACTTCTGAAGCcaattttacagaaaataaattttatacatatgaTAATTGTTTGAGActtggttttaattaaaaacatagTTTTAGTGGagattatgaatttaaaaaaaatatacaataatttacttaaaataattAGGGGCTACAAATTGTAcatcaattataaaatattatttttgttaattatcaaaacttaattaaaaaattaattggggcaagttggctcaacagaaTTGaggtaataaataaaaagttaattaCCTATTTCGAcaacattaaatttaatatattaaaaatattaaatctgcACTTTATTTATAAGACTTTACTTCCCATGTACCAATtgttgttattaaaatataacaacGCATTTATTTAAATGCGAACGTCAACGTCTGATTACCTGAATCTATAAGGAAAGAAACAGTTAGAGAGCACGGGAATGTCCCAACACAAATActttgatacttaagttagacacTGAAATTGTTGAAAACTATAAAGCATAATTCATTCTAGTATCAAAGACGTTCATTTTTCGGAATGAATTattgcttatttatagagggatGTAGAGTAATTTTAAGTAGACTAAAATTAAGATTCTTACAGATGACATTCATCTTTTCAGAGAGATTTTTGGATGTCAGAGTTATTCTGTTTTGAGCATTGTGTGGGACCTTCCCATATTCGGGGAAATGTTTTGGTAACAATACTGCCCCTAGGGAGGCAATGAAGCCCCTTGTGGAGCCTAGCTTCATGGATGTAGCTATAACATGGCGACTAAGATCGCAGCCACAAGTGGTGGCTACTCTGCAGGTGTCCTGGTGGCCCCGTGGCCCCCATAATATGGCCACCGGAGATGCCACCTTATGGGTGGCCTCTCGCGAGTCTCTTGGGTAGTGAGGGTGTCCTACGATTGCTTGGGTAACGAGGTGTTGGGTTTTAAAAGGGTTGAAAACAATTCTCGATTAAGAAACGTAACggataaaatcaaaatttacttAAAACCCAATCTAAGATCATTGTTAAAACATGTTTGTTGTACCacctacaaaaaaatataattttttgaagaaaaataatccCTGAATAAGACCTTGCGATACTGTGCCTTAAAACAAATCATCTCAGCATAACAAGGCCTCGTGGCAAAGGGACCTTGCGACAATGTGCCTTAAGATGAATCATTTTAACACCAATAGGGCTTGCGACAAAGGTATACTTGAGACAAGGTGGGTCTTGTGGCAAAGGAATGATAGGTCTCGCGATGAAGACAAACCTCGAGGCAAAGGGATCTCGCGACAAGGGTAAGGCCATAATGCTTTAGCATGGATGAAGCCTTGCGACAGATTCCTTCTCATGGCATAGTAAGCCTTGTTGCAAAGATATCCTAAGGCTAAGAACATCTCTCTCAACACAGGCAAATGCTAGCGGAAAAACCAAGCACCCTCATGGTAAGGCTAAGGCTCATGGCAAGGCTAGGCCTCACCGTTGAATGACTAACACGTGTCAACACCTTATATCCTTGGGATTCTCTCCCTATAAATACCCTGCTACAGGACTCAGAAGGGGATCAAAAAAGATTGGTAAACTCTAAACGCTAAGAGCATTTCTACTATTTCTAAGGGGTATTGACTTAAGCGTCGGAGGGTCATCGCGAGAAAGGATTCCTGTAAGCCTTCTAACCCTTTTTCGTGAGTATCAATAGGG from Diospyros lotus cultivar Yz01 chromosome 9, ASM1463336v1, whole genome shotgun sequence encodes the following:
- the LOC127809156 gene encoding serine carboxypeptidase-like 26 isoform X1, with the translated sequence MASSKSKPQFAALVSVCIFVGSLVVITTAGSSINKAYETIISQAQQNENERVINLPGQPSDPLLSHFSGYITVNHKHGRALFYWFFEAQCQPSIKPLLLWFNGGPGCSSIGYGAAAELGPLRVNARGDGLQFNPHAWNKEANLLFVESPVGVGFSYTNTSSDLTHLDDGFVAEDAYNFLVNWMRRFPRFKSHDFFISGESYAGHYVPQLAELVFDRNKERTKYPYINLKGFIVGNPETEDSYDYKGILEYAWSHTIISDQEFAKAKESCNFKLPDWSKECNAAMSVVFANYREIDIYNIYAQKCLLNGSSAPKTGLSDDSSSSEVTRFRAQRYGLGKMRILGGYDPCYSESTERYFNREDVQKSFHAANAGRGGSGHVKWKVCNDSIFYAYNYTVSSVLPIYRKLIKAGLSIWVYSSGDADGRVPVIGSRYWIEALGLPLKSPWRPWYHNHQVGGRVVEYEGLTFATVRGAGHLVPLNKPSEALSLIRSFLSGQHLPAHR
- the LOC127809156 gene encoding serine carboxypeptidase-like 26 isoform X2; this encodes MASSKSKPQFAALVSVCIFVGSLVVITTAGSSINKAYETIISQAQQNENERVINLPGQPSDPLLSHFSGYITVNHKHGRALFYWFFEAQCQPSIKPLLLWFNGGPGCSSIGYGAAAELGPLRVNARGDGLQFNPHAWNKEANLLFVESPVGVGFSYTNTSSDLTHLDDGFVAEDAYNFLVNWMRRFPRFKSHDFFISGESYAGHYVPQLAELVFDRNKERTKYPYINLKGFIVGNPETEDSYDYKGILEYAWSHTIISDQEFAKAKESCNFKLPDWSKECNAAMSVVFANYREIDIYNIYAQKCLLNGSSAPKTGLSDDSSSSEVTRFRAQRYGLGKMRILGGYDPCYSESTERYFNREDVQKSFHAANAGRGGSGHVKWKVCNDSIFYAYNYTVSSVLPIYRKLIKAGLSIWVYSGDADGRVPVIGSRYWIEALGLPLKSPWRPWYHNHQVGGRVVEYEGLTFATVRGAGHLVPLNKPSEALSLIRSFLSGQHLPAHR
- the LOC127809156 gene encoding serine carboxypeptidase-like 26 isoform X3; amino-acid sequence: MASSKSKPQFAALVSVCIFVGSLVVITTAGSSINKAYETIISQAQQNENERVINLPGQPSDPLLSHFSGYITVNHKHGRALFYWFFEAQCQPSIKPLLLWFNGGPGCSSIGYGAAAELGPLRVNARGDGLQFNPHAWNKEANLLFVESPVGVGFSYTNTSSDLTHLDDGFVAEDAYNFLVNWMRRFPRFKSHDFFISGESYAGHYVPQLAELVFDRNKERTKYPYINLKGFIVGNPETEDSYDYKGILEYAWSHTIISDQEFAKAKESCNFKLPDWSKECNAAMSVVFANYREIDIYNIYAQKCLLNGSSAPKTGLSDDSSSSEVTRFRAQRYGLGKMRILGGYDPCYSESTERYFNREDVQKSFHAANAGRGGSGHVKWKVCNSGDADGRVPVIGSRYWIEALGLPLKSPWRPWYHNHQVGGRVVEYEGLTFATVRGAGHLVPLNKPSEALSLIRSFLSGQHLPAHR
- the LOC127809156 gene encoding serine carboxypeptidase-like 26 isoform X4; the encoded protein is MASSKSKPQFAALVSVCIFVGSLVVITTAGSSINKAYETIISQAQQNENERVINLPGQPSDPLLSHFSGYITVNHKHGRALFYWFFEAQCQPSIKPLLLWFNGGPGCSSIGYGAAAELGPLRVNARGDGLQFNPHAWNKEANLLFVESPVGVGFSYTNTSSDLTHLDDGFVAEDAYNFLVNWMRRFPRFKSHDFFISGESYAGHYVPQLAELVFDRNKERTKYPYINLKGFIVGNPETEDSYDYKGILEYAWSHTIISDQEFAKAKESCNFKLPDWSKECNAAMSVVFANYREIDIYNIYAQKCLLNGSSAPKTGLSDDSSSSEVTRFRAQRYGLGKMRILGGYDPCYSESTERYFNREDVQKSFHAANAGRGGSGHVKWKVCNGDADGRVPVIGSRYWIEALGLPLKSPWRPWYHNHQVGGRVVEYEGLTFATVRGAGHLVPLNKPSEALSLIRSFLSGQHLPAHR